From a single Georhizobium profundi genomic region:
- a CDS encoding GntR family transcriptional regulator gives MTEPVIHTETIGDNAYRRIRADIIFGRIAPSQKLKLDKLKDVYGASISTLREILSRLTSEGLVVAEGQRGFEAAPVSVENLREVAALRQLLEGFALEQSFAAGDVEWEGRVVAAHHKLAALEQRMRDGDMSQTEMWKRYDWEFHQALISACGSKVLMDTHAAIFDKYLRYQMIALSFRGDIAAREHRVMLEAALDRDAPTAKSMLEKHVGGGVEHALATGTIKA, from the coding sequence ATGACCGAACCGGTTATTCATACTGAAACGATCGGGGACAATGCCTATCGCCGCATCCGCGCCGATATCATCTTCGGCCGTATCGCCCCCAGCCAGAAGCTGAAGCTTGACAAGTTGAAGGATGTCTACGGCGCAAGCATCAGCACCTTGCGCGAGATTCTCAGCCGGTTGACCTCGGAAGGGCTGGTCGTCGCCGAAGGCCAGCGTGGCTTCGAAGCTGCGCCGGTGTCGGTGGAAAACCTGCGCGAAGTTGCGGCGCTGCGCCAGCTTCTCGAGGGATTTGCGCTCGAGCAGTCCTTTGCGGCCGGCGATGTGGAATGGGAAGGCCGCGTCGTTGCCGCTCACCACAAGCTCGCAGCGCTGGAGCAACGCATGCGCGATGGCGACATGAGCCAGACGGAGATGTGGAAGCGCTATGACTGGGAGTTTCACCAGGCGCTCATCTCGGCCTGCGGTTCCAAGGTGTTGATGGATACCCACGCCGCCATCTTCGACAAATACCTGCGTTACCAGATGATCGCGCTGTCGTTTCGAGGCGACATCGCGGCGCGCGAGCACCGCGTGATGCTGGAAGCGGCGCTCGATCGCGATGCCCCGACGGCGAAATCGATGCTGGAAAAGCACGTGGGCGGCGGTGTCGAACATGCCTTGGCCACAGGAACGATCAAGGCCTGA
- a CDS encoding GntR family transcriptional regulator, with the protein MSGDIHSPETAGDATYRRIRTDIIFGHLGPGERLRLERLRTRYATSVSTLREVLYRLSSEGLVTAEGQRGFEVAPISAANFREVAAMRGLLEGHALQESFAAGDIEWEGRVVAAHHKLARLETLILAGDLEQTSAWKHYDREFHHALISACGSRALMDTHSVIFDQFLRYQILAVRFRGEIAVGEHRTLLDCALVRDADTALRTLDRHIHACVDYTVEQGLFPLAAQ; encoded by the coding sequence TTGAGCGGCGACATCCATTCACCGGAGACTGCGGGCGACGCAACCTATCGCCGCATTCGAACCGATATTATTTTCGGCCATCTGGGCCCGGGCGAACGCCTGCGGCTGGAGCGGCTTCGCACGCGCTATGCCACAAGCGTCAGCACGCTGCGCGAGGTCCTCTATCGCCTGTCTTCCGAGGGCCTGGTGACCGCCGAAGGTCAACGCGGTTTCGAGGTCGCACCGATTTCGGCGGCGAATTTCCGGGAAGTCGCGGCCATGCGGGGCCTGCTCGAAGGCCATGCGCTGCAGGAATCGTTTGCGGCCGGCGACATCGAGTGGGAGGGCCGAGTCGTCGCAGCCCACCACAAGCTCGCACGGCTGGAAACGCTCATTCTTGCCGGTGACTTGGAACAGACATCGGCATGGAAGCACTACGACCGCGAATTCCATCACGCGCTGATTTCGGCCTGCGGATCCCGCGCGCTCATGGATACGCACAGCGTCATCTTCGACCAGTTCCTGCGCTACCAGATCCTGGCCGTGCGTTTCCGCGGCGAGATCGCGGTCGGTGAACACCGGACACTGCTGGATTGCGCGCTCGTGCGCGACGCCGACACCGCTCTCCGCACGCTCGACCGACACATCCACGCCTGCGTGGATTACACCGTTGAGCAAGGGCTCTTTCCATTGGCAGCCCAGTGA